Proteins from a genomic interval of Rosa chinensis cultivar Old Blush chromosome 2, RchiOBHm-V2, whole genome shotgun sequence:
- the LOC112187218 gene encoding probable mannitol dehydrogenase — protein sequence MVASPDQEHPKKAFGWAARDTSGVLSPFNFSRRETGEKDVAFKVLYCGICHSDLHMAKNEWGSTTYPVVPGHEIVGVVTEVGSKVQNIKVGDRVGVGCMVGSCRSCDSCADHLENYCPKMILTYGSKYFDGTMTYGGYADIMVADEQFIVRIPENLPLDGAAPLLCAGITTYSPLRHFGLDKPGMHVGVVGLGGLGHVAVKFAKALGVKVTVISTSPKKKAEAVERLHADSFLVSSDQNEMQAAMGTMDGIIDTVSAFHPLVPLIGLLKAHGKLVMVGAPEKPLELPVFPLIMGRKIIGGSCIGGMKETQEMIDFAAKHNITADIEVIPIDYLNTAMERLLKADVRYRFVIDIGNTLKASS from the exons ATGGTGGCATCTCCAGACCAAGAACACCCCAAGAAGGCCTTTGGATGGGCTGCCAGGGACACATCTGGTGTTCTTTCCCCATTCAATTTCTCAAGAAG GGAAACTGGTGAGAAAGATGTGGCCTTTAAAGTGTTGTACTGTGGGATATGCCATTCTGACCTTCACATGGCCAAGAATGAATGGGGTTCTACTACCTACCCTGTGGTTCCTGG GCATGAGATTGTTGGTGTAGTGACTGAGGTAGGGAGTAAAGTGCAGAACATCAAGGTTGGAGACAGGGTAGGTGTTGGATGCATGGTGGGATCTTGCCGATCTTGTGATAGTTGTGCCGACCACCTTGAAAACTACTGCCCCAAGATGATACTCACGTATGGTTCCAAGTACTTTGATGGAACCATGACGTACGGAGGTTACGCTGACATCATGGTGGCTGACGAGCAATTCATTGTTCGCATTCCCGAGAACCTCCCTCTTGATGGTGCTGCTCCTCTCCTATGTGCTGGCATTACAACTTACAGCCCCTTGAGACATTTTGGACTTGACAAACCTGGTATGCATGTGGGCGTGGTTGGTCTAGGTGGTCTAGGCCATGTGGCTGTGAAGTTTGCTAAGGCTCTAGGGGTTAAGGTTACAGTGATTAGTACCTCCCCTAAGAAGAAGGCAGAAGCTGTTGAACGACTCCATGCTGATTCATTTTTGGTCAGCAGTGACCAAAATGAGATGCAG GCCGCCATGGGCACAATGGATGGGATCATTGACACGGTTTCTGCATTCCACCCTCTCGTGCCTTTGATTGGTTTGTTGAAGGCTCATGGAAAACTTGTGATGGTTGGTGCACCAGAGAAGCCTCTTGAGCTTCCAGTTTTTCCTCTGATCATGG GAAGGAAGATTATAGGGGGTAGTTGTATTGGGGGTATGAAGGAGACACAGGAGATGATTGATTTTGCAGCCAAGCACAACATAACAGCTGACATTGAGGTTATCCCAATTGATTATCTGAACACTGCCATGGAGCGCCTTCTCAAAGCAGATGTCAGATACCGGTTTGTCATTGACATTGGAAACACATTGAAGGCCAGCTCCTGA